One Felis catus isolate Fca126 chromosome D1, F.catus_Fca126_mat1.0, whole genome shotgun sequence DNA segment encodes these proteins:
- the LOC101100669 gene encoding membrane-spanning 4-domains subfamily A member 4A-like isoform X1, with product MATMQGMEGAISEAGPGGDQPEQPTVIQSYLWKRMPEKFLKGEPKVLGVVQILIAMTNLSLEIIKMSAVLPLSDKHSVSGLDVYIIGRPVMFIISGSLSVVAGIKTTKGLIQTSLGLNIFSSVLAGVGVPFTISSLEDLQAGVSACIFYQRLESCSMAMAILLSLDAVVLLLTVLEFFVALTLSAFGCKVTCCHPGGVVLILPSNPHVAETASPTPFTEV from the exons ATGGCAACCATGCAAGGAATGGAAGGGGCCATATCAGAGGCTGGTCCTGGTGGGGACCAGCCGGAGCAGCCCACTGTTATCCAGTCATATCTGTGGAAAAGGATGCCAGAGAAGTTTTTGAAGGGGGAGCCCAAAGTCCTTGGG GTCGTGCAGATCCTGATTGCCATGACGAACCTCAGcctggaaataataaagatgagtgCCGTATTGCCACTTTCTGACAAACATTCTGTTTCAGGGCTGGACGTGTACATAATTGGGAGGCCAGTGATG TTTATTATTTCAGGGTCCTTGTCAGTTGTAGCAGGAATTAAAACTACGAAAGGTCTG atTCAAACTAGCCTAGGATTAAACATCTTCAGTTCTGTCTTGGCCGGAGTAGGGGTCCCCTTCACTATCTCCTCTTTGGAAGACCTTCAAGCAGGTGTCTCTGCCTGCATCTTTTATCAGAGGTTGGAGAGTTGTTCCATGGCCATGGCCATTTTACTG AGTCTGGATGCTGTGGTGCTCCTTTTAACCGTGCTAGAGTTCTTCGTTGCTCTGACCCTATCTGCCTTTGGATGCAAAGTCACCTGTTGTCATCCTGGCGGG GTTGTGTTGATTCTGCCATCGAATCCTCATGTGGCGGAAACAGCATCTCCCACACCATTTACAGAGGTCTGA